The Calditerrivibrio nitroreducens DSM 19672 genome window below encodes:
- a CDS encoding YifB family Mg chelatase-like AAA ATPase — MFSKVLTFHLVGIDAVLVDVEVDIREMGLPSFTVVGLAEGAVKESKERVKSALKNLNFNFFSKPITLNLAPADIKKDGSHFDLPIAIGLIAAAGFITKDLTDTVFVGELSLDGDLRGVNGVLPMTLSAVSSGIKNIIVPYENGQEAAIVDGINVYGFKNLSEVVGFLVGDLEGERFKIEKSQKEDDRLLYDVDFMDVKGQFLARRAAEIAASGMHNMLMIGSPGSGKTMIAKRIPTILPPMSLEESIETTKIHSVAGILKNKGRLVRERYFSSIHHTTSDIALIGGTRDARPGAISIAHNGVLFLDEFLEFKRTVLEVLRQPMEDGVITVSRANRTVTYPAKFMLVAACNPCPCGFYGDPVKQCVCSEIQVKRYRSRLSGPLMDRIDIHVHVASLNFDELSSIPNGESSETIRKRVEQVHLIQRERFKKDKIYFNSQMAEKHIKKYCQLNQDSISLLEKVNKKYHFSARSYSKILKVARTIADMDGAEGIETKHIMEAVKFRITDQWTNEL, encoded by the coding sequence ATGTTCTCTAAAGTTTTAACATTTCACCTGGTGGGTATTGATGCTGTTTTGGTGGATGTTGAAGTGGATATACGTGAAATGGGGCTTCCATCGTTTACGGTTGTTGGACTGGCGGAAGGGGCGGTAAAGGAGAGCAAAGAGAGGGTAAAGTCTGCCCTTAAAAATCTTAATTTTAATTTCTTTTCAAAACCTATTACCTTGAATCTTGCCCCCGCAGATATCAAAAAAGATGGTTCGCATTTCGATTTACCCATTGCCATTGGGCTTATTGCTGCGGCAGGTTTTATTACAAAAGATCTCACGGATACTGTGTTTGTGGGGGAATTGTCGCTGGATGGAGATTTAAGAGGGGTGAACGGTGTATTGCCCATGACTTTAAGTGCTGTAAGCTCTGGGATAAAAAATATTATTGTTCCTTACGAAAATGGGCAGGAAGCTGCGATAGTTGACGGTATTAATGTCTATGGTTTTAAAAATCTCTCTGAAGTGGTGGGTTTTTTAGTCGGGGATCTTGAAGGGGAGAGATTTAAGATTGAAAAGAGTCAGAAAGAAGATGATAGGTTGCTTTACGATGTTGATTTTATGGATGTAAAGGGACAGTTTCTTGCCAGAAGGGCAGCTGAGATTGCCGCATCCGGAATGCACAACATGCTCATGATAGGTTCCCCTGGTAGTGGAAAAACGATGATTGCCAAAAGGATTCCTACAATTCTTCCTCCTATGAGCCTTGAAGAATCTATAGAGACTACAAAGATACATTCTGTTGCGGGGATACTGAAAAACAAAGGTAGACTGGTGAGAGAAAGATATTTCTCCTCAATTCATCACACCACGAGCGACATTGCCCTGATAGGGGGAACGAGGGATGCCAGACCTGGCGCCATCTCAATTGCACATAATGGTGTACTGTTTCTGGATGAATTCCTTGAGTTTAAAAGGACTGTTCTTGAGGTTTTAAGGCAGCCGATGGAAGATGGTGTAATTACGGTATCAAGGGCTAATAGAACTGTCACCTATCCAGCCAAGTTTATGCTTGTGGCGGCTTGCAATCCATGTCCCTGTGGCTTTTATGGTGACCCTGTGAAACAATGTGTCTGCTCGGAAATACAGGTAAAAAGATATAGAAGTAGACTGTCAGGGCCTTTGATGGATAGAATAGATATACATGTTCATGTGGCATCCCTGAATTTTGATGAGCTTTCGAGCATCCCAAATGGTGAAAGCTCAGAAACAATTAGAAAACGAGTGGAGCAGGTGCATCTTATTCAAAGGGAAAGATTTAAAAAAGACAAGATATATTTTAACTCCCAGATGGCTGAAAAACATATAAAAAAGTATTGCCAGCTAAACCAGGATTCTATATCTTTACTTGAGAAGGTTAATAAAAAATACCACTTCTCCGCCAGAAGTTATTCGAAGATTCTTAAAGTTGCAAGAACAATTGCAGATATGGATGGTGCCGAGGGGATAGAGACCAAGCATATAATGGAAGCTGTAAAATTTAGAATTACAGATCAGTGGACAAATGAACTATAG
- a CDS encoding shikimate kinase translates to MDNIYFIGFMGTGKTTISKLIADHLNMKWTDLDDMIQQKEKKTVVEIFRENGEEYFRNLEKEVLKDVAGKGGYVVSTGGGIVIVDENVKIMKESGLIITLVASPDVIYVRLKDDQSRPLLQVPNPLDEIKRLMYERAPFYIKGDIIIDTSFDEPEIIVGEILKEIEKRKNGKGTC, encoded by the coding sequence ATGGATAATATATATTTTATAGGTTTTATGGGTACCGGTAAAACCACAATCTCAAAGCTTATTGCAGATCACCTGAATATGAAATGGACGGATCTGGACGACATGATACAGCAAAAGGAAAAAAAGACCGTTGTGGAGATTTTTAGGGAGAATGGGGAAGAATATTTCAGAAATCTTGAAAAAGAGGTTTTAAAGGATGTGGCTGGAAAAGGGGGGTATGTGGTATCCACAGGTGGTGGGATTGTCATCGTGGATGAGAATGTTAAAATTATGAAAGAGAGTGGTTTAATTATTACTCTTGTGGCATCCCCGGATGTCATATATGTACGGTTGAAGGATGATCAGAGTAGACCTCTGCTTCAGGTACCAAACCCTCTGGATGAGATTAAAAGATTAATGTATGAAAGGGCTCCTTTTTATATCAAAGGGGATATAATCATAGATACATCATTTGACGAACCGGAGATCATTGTGGGGGAGATTTTAAAAGAGATTGAAAAGAGGAAAAATGGAAAAGGTACGTGTTAA
- the aroB gene encoding 3-dehydroquinate synthase has protein sequence MEKVRVNLNYSKDYSYDILIDHDFVGNELKGISNYNRAHLVVDKNVYELYASFFGGDIFLLTSSEHNKNLDTVYDILKFLKNKKALRNDTLFAVGGGIVGDVAGFAASIYMRGISFIQVPTTLLSMVDSSVGGKTGVNLGDVKNLVGSFYQPKKVLIDTLFLATLPEDEFKSGLAEVIKYALLFDKELYEFLVHNKSDVVKRKNDVMIKIIKRCCELKAEVVEEDETEQGIRKLLNLGHTFGHAIEVDSDHEIKHGLAVAKGVYLEALFAYEKGMIGKKVLDDIENIFGTYDYDLNYKVRDFALFTNAIGSDKKAMSSGIVLALTSDVGSGIIKEGIDLDSIKKFFEGARWMRPQ, from the coding sequence ATGGAAAAGGTACGTGTTAACCTAAATTACTCAAAAGATTATAGCTATGATATACTAATAGACCATGATTTTGTTGGCAATGAACTTAAAGGGATTTCAAATTATAATAGGGCTCATCTGGTCGTTGATAAAAATGTTTATGAACTTTACGCATCTTTCTTTGGTGGCGATATCTTTCTTTTAACTTCATCAGAACACAACAAGAATTTAGATACAGTTTATGACATACTTAAATTTCTGAAAAACAAAAAAGCCCTTAGAAATGACACACTTTTTGCTGTTGGGGGTGGTATTGTTGGGGATGTTGCAGGTTTTGCGGCATCGATATACATGAGAGGGATAAGCTTTATTCAGGTACCCACCACTTTATTGTCTATGGTTGATAGCAGTGTAGGTGGGAAGACGGGAGTAAATCTGGGGGACGTGAAGAATCTTGTGGGCTCCTTTTATCAGCCCAAAAAGGTTCTTATTGATACATTATTTCTTGCCACATTGCCTGAAGATGAGTTTAAAAGTGGGCTGGCGGAAGTTATCAAATATGCGTTACTCTTTGATAAAGAATTGTATGAATTTTTAGTACATAATAAATCTGATGTGGTCAAACGGAAGAATGATGTTATGATAAAAATTATCAAGCGTTGTTGTGAGCTTAAAGCAGAGGTTGTGGAGGAGGACGAGACAGAGCAGGGTATCAGGAAACTTTTGAATCTTGGCCATACGTTTGGGCATGCTATAGAGGTTGATTCTGATCATGAGATAAAACATGGTCTTGCAGTTGCAAAAGGGGTCTATTTAGAGGCTTTGTTTGCTTATGAAAAAGGGATGATAGGTAAAAAGGTTTTAGATGATATTGAGAATATTTTTGGAACATACGATTACGATTTAAATTATAAAGTAAGGGATTTTGCACTTTTTACCAATGCGATCGGATCTGATAAAAAGGCTATGTCTAGTGGTATTGTGCTTGCCTTGACATCTGATGTGGGAAGTGGTATAATAAAAGAAGGGATTGATTTAGATAGTATAAAAAAATTTTTTGAAGGTGCCAGATGGATGAGGCCTCAATAA
- a CDS encoding tetratricopeptide repeat protein, producing the protein MDEASIKRYLKDVEYFSKKLEEDPTSRVFMPLAFAYLRLGKYDEVIDVCSKGLDNHPDYHAAKVVLANAFLEKGMLDEAKHLLYDVVEKVPENYRANKMLGDILRESGDIIGATVYYRNALVAAPEDFELKVLIEELAESLGGKEFPKDDELKSMDEAIGKVETAPLDEDMSDLKSEIGKMGQLISDEGEVRAKVVEIPDSTDFTNELMGDTQKSQPEKVEFQFDTLDFGNIEQIEGVGDKTKIKDEPIKIDEDLIEKFDFSEEKSDFTAEKHDGLESFDSLAESLSINIEGQKKGDKLSLDKKDDKPEIVVQPSNLSDDLNLDLLDLNVGDTATGESKIDESLENLFETSEPSTTEDEKQLEIIGGALELEFDKETDELDKISGDEELRVDSRVVEELERWLNNIKKIKEERSV; encoded by the coding sequence ATGGATGAGGCCTCAATAAAAAGGTATCTGAAGGATGTGGAATATTTTTCGAAAAAATTAGAAGAGGATCCTACTTCAAGGGTTTTTATGCCTCTTGCCTTTGCCTATTTGAGATTGGGTAAATATGATGAGGTGATAGATGTCTGTAGCAAAGGGCTGGATAACCATCCGGATTACCACGCTGCAAAGGTTGTACTGGCAAATGCTTTTTTAGAAAAAGGGATGCTTGATGAAGCAAAGCATCTTCTTTACGATGTTGTGGAGAAAGTACCTGAAAACTATAGAGCAAACAAGATGTTGGGGGATATTTTAAGGGAATCTGGTGATATAATTGGTGCCACAGTTTACTATAGGAATGCCCTTGTGGCTGCTCCGGAGGATTTTGAACTGAAGGTGTTGATTGAAGAATTGGCCGAGTCTCTTGGTGGTAAAGAGTTCCCAAAGGATGATGAGCTGAAATCGATGGATGAAGCCATCGGAAAAGTTGAAACAGCTCCTTTAGATGAAGATATGTCAGATCTCAAATCTGAAATAGGTAAGATGGGGCAATTGATTTCTGATGAAGGGGAAGTAAGAGCAAAAGTAGTGGAGATTCCTGATAGCACTGATTTCACAAATGAATTGATGGGAGACACTCAAAAATCCCAACCAGAAAAGGTTGAATTTCAGTTTGATACACTCGATTTTGGCAATATTGAACAGATTGAAGGTGTTGGTGATAAAACCAAAATAAAAGATGAACCTATCAAAATTGATGAAGATCTGATTGAAAAATTTGATTTTAGTGAGGAAAAGAGTGATTTTACTGCTGAAAAACATGATGGACTTGAAAGCTTTGATAGTCTGGCGGAATCGCTCTCTATTAACATAGAAGGACAAAAGAAAGGTGATAAGTTATCCCTTGATAAAAAAGATGATAAACCGGAAATTGTGGTTCAGCCTAGCAATCTATCCGATGATCTTAATCTGGATTTGTTGGATTTGAATGTGGGTGATACTGCCACAGGAGAATCAAAAATAGATGAATCACTTGAGAATTTATTCGAAACTTCAGAACCTTCCACTACTGAGGATGAGAAACAGCTTGAAATTATTGGTGGTGCCCTTGAACTTGAATTTGATAAAGAGACTGATGAGTTGGATAAGATTTCTGGGGATGAAGAATTGAGAGTTGATTCAAGGGTTGTGGAAGAGCTTGAAAGGTGGTTGAATAATATAAAAAAGATCAAAGAGGAACGCAGTGTTTAA
- a CDS encoding roadblock/LC7 domain-containing protein → MFNKTLENILNSVKGIRMVAIFDKDGFVVYNVGDENIADEISAEFSSLLKYLKKISVNLDINSINSFIFEGENRKMLFKKITDEYYVVVSMDVEAIIGKLRYVLDLMNEQIIKELL, encoded by the coding sequence GTGTTTAATAAAACCCTTGAAAATATCTTGAATTCTGTAAAAGGGATAAGGATGGTGGCCATCTTTGACAAGGACGGATTTGTGGTCTATAATGTGGGGGATGAGAATATTGCGGATGAGATTAGCGCCGAGTTTTCATCGTTGCTAAAATATTTAAAAAAGATTTCAGTTAATCTTGATATAAATAGTATCAATTCTTTTATTTTTGAAGGGGAAAATAGAAAGATGCTTTTTAAAAAGATCACTGATGAATACTATGTGGTGGTTTCGATGGATGTTGAGGCCATTATTGGAAAGCTCAGGTATGTACTTGATTTGATGAATGAACAGATTATAAAGGAGCTCTTGTGA